One window of the Yamadazyma tenuis chromosome 6, complete sequence genome contains the following:
- the TIM9 gene encoding protein transporter tim9 (COG:U; EggNog:ENOG503P5N0; BUSCO:EOG09265L8N) — MDQLNVKEQQQFQQIVEQKQMKDFMRLYSNLVSRCFDDCVNDFTTGSLTTKETTCIMKCSEKFLKHSERVGQRFQEQNALLMQNMQNR, encoded by the coding sequence ATGGACCAATTAAACGTTAAGGAACAACAACAGTTCCAACAGATTGTTGAGCAAAAACAAATGAAAGACTTCATGAGATTATACTCCAACTTGGTCTCCAGGTGTTTCGATGACTGTGTTAATGACTTCACCACCGGTTCTTTGACCACCAAGGAAACCACTTGTATTATGAAATGTTCcgaaaagttcttgaaacaCAGTGAAAGAGTGGGCCAGAGATTCCAAGAACAGAATGCTTTGTTGATGCAAAACATGCAAAACCGTTAA
- the SLM5 gene encoding asparaginyl-tRNA synthetase (COG:J; EggNog:ENOG503NV9Y), which yields MLEHPPAVGSRLQVAGHVKSIRKFKNIGFLDLSDGSTYKTLPIVFRHPDQVLAQYDLKVGQSLEISGDLAESKGVQSFEVTFDPADDSHHLKIIGNVQDSYPIQKKETSLQFLRSIPILRHRTSTLASVLRLRSFLEHELNVFFAEHSFTKVTPPMITSSDCEGGGEQFTIEPLNPKEVVKDGMAVKHEFFGKPAYLTVSTQLHLEVLAPSLNRVWTLTPCFRAEDSNTNRHLSEFWMLEAEISYISQLSQLTRFTEVMIRHLTSQLSNNREDVLNSRYNKADRELIEVRWNSILAENDWPVITYDEAINLINQVKLKGRSKGRLAWGDSISTEDEKWLAGDHFHSPVFITDYPKSQKPFYMPHSKNYNISAPTVACFDLIFPFIGELIGGSLREDNYEVLVAEMNRRNMDLVEMDWYLSTRLNGSVPHGGFGMGLERLMLYLSGLENVRDVVTFPRAPETCDC from the coding sequence ATGCTTGAGCATCCGCCTGCAGTAGGTTCGCGCCTCCAGGTTGCGGGCCATGTCAAGTCCATCCGaaagttcaagaatatcGGCTTTTTAGACCTTTCAGATGGTTCCACCTACAAAACCTTACCCATAGTGTTCCGTCACCCAGACCAGGTATTGGCGCAGTACGACTTGAAGGTGGGCCAGAGCCTTGAGATTTCCGGCGATTTGGCCGAGTCCAAAGGTGTACAACTGTTTGAAGTTACGTTTGATCCAGCTGACGATTCTCACCACTTGAAGATTATAGGAAACGTCCAAGACCTGTACCCCATCCAGAAAAAAGAGACATCTCTCCAGTTTTTGAGAAGTATCCCCATCTTGAGACACAGAACATCGACGTTGGCGTCTGTTTTGCGGTTGAGGTCGTTCTTGGAGCATGAATTAAACGTATTTTTTGCAGAACACAGTTTTACCAAAGTCACTCCTCCAATGATAACCAGTTCTGACTgtgaaggtggtggagaacAGTTCACGATAGAACCCTTGAATCCCAAGGAAGTTGTGAAGGACGGGATGGCGGTAAAACACGAGTTTTTCGGTAAGCCAGCGTATTTGACGGTGTCTACCCAATTGCATCTCGAAGTGTTGGCACCTTCCTTGAACCGTGTATGGACATTGACGCCGTGTTTTCGAGCAGAGGactccaacaccaaccGTCACTTGAGTGAGTTCTGGATGCTCGAGGCGGAGATCTCGTACATCTCCCAGTTGTCGCAACTCACCAGGTTCACCGAAGTGATGATTCGGCACCTCACCTCACAGCTCTCCAACAACCGCGAGGACGTGTTGAACTCTCGTTACAACAAAGCAGACCGGGAGCTAATCGAGGTCAGGTGGAACTCGATTTTGGCCGAAAATGACTGGCCTGTCATAACCTATGATGAGGCCATCAACCTCATTAACCAGGTGAAACTAAAAGGCAGACTGAAAGGTCGTCTTGCGTGGGGAGACTCGATTCTGACGGAGGACGAAAAGTGGCTAGCAGGGGACCATTTCCACTCGCCTGTGTTCATCACTGACTACCCCAAATCCCAAAAACCATTCTACATGCCTCATAGTAAGAACTACAATATTTCAGCCCCCACAGTCGCATGTTTCGACTTGATCTTCCCGTTCATTGGCGAGTTGATTGGTGGTTCGTTGAGAGAGGATAACTACGAGGTGCTTGTGGCAGAAATGAACCGCAGAAACATGGATCTTGTGGAAATGGACTGGTACTTATCTACTCGACTCAATGGAAGTGTTCCCCACGGAGGGTTTGGCATGGGACTCGAGAGACTCATGCTCTACTTATCGGGGCTTGAGAATGTCAGAGACGTCGTCACATTCCCCCGGGCTCCAGAGACCTGCGATTGTTAG
- a CDS encoding histidinol-phosphatase (EggNog:ENOG503NY90; BUSCO:EOG09263UCR; COG:E) — MHSHHSHSGSYVSHAVDDLDSVVAKAYVMGFTQFCLTEHMPRFDSKYMYPEEIVKGYDCKTLNTIFEQYETHARRLQLEYKDKMMILVGFEVEGADLDHIEHAVKLKSRFDMIVGSVHHALGEPIDFDEDLWRKARDHTDSKTSRELYKRYYEMQHTMIDKLKPDVVGHFDLISLFQPQDDVDPTTGKNVMNIDMETDWPEVWAQIVKNIELAASYGGLFELNSAAIRKGWATPYPKPVIAHAILDHGGRFCLSDDSHGMKQIGLNYHKVLEYVKELQLKEVYYLVREDHHTVVCSISTQELEKSPFWDQYKN; from the coding sequence atGCATTCACATCATTCACACAGTGGACTGTACGTCAGCCACGCGGTGGACGACTTGGAcctggtggtggccaagGCATATGTCATGGGGTTTACCCAGTTCTGCTTAACGGAGCACATGCCCCGATTTGACTCCAAGTACATGTACCCAGAAGAGATTGTTAAGGGCTATGATTGTAAGACACTAAACACCATATTTGAGCAATATGAAACCCATGCCCGCCGCTTGCAGCTCGAGTACAAGGAtaagatgatgatattagTGGGGTTCGAGGTCGAAGGAGCAGACTTGGACCATATTGAACATGCTGTAAAGTTAAAAAGTAGGTTTGACATGATAGTAGGGTCTGTTCACCATGCGTTGGGTGAACCCATTGACTTTGACGAGGACTTGTGGCGAAAGGCCCGGGATCACACGGACCTGAAGACGTCCCGAGAGTTGTACAAGCGGTATTATGAGATGCAACATACTATGATAGACAAGCTTAAGCCTGATGTGGTGGGACATTTTGACTTGATAAGTCTCTTTCAGCCTCAGGATGATGTAGACCCAACAACTGGCAAGAATGTGATGAATATAGACATGGAGACTGACTGGCCTGAAGTTTGGGCCCAGATCGTTAAGAACATTGAATTGGCAGCCAGTTATGGTGGATTATTCGAGTTAAATTCGGCTGCTATAAGGAAAGGATGGGCCACGCCGTACCCCAAGCCGGTGATAGCCCACGCCATCTTGGATCACGGGGGGCGGTTCTGTTTGTCGGATGACTCTCATGGAATGAAGCAGATAGGCCTTAATTATCATAAAGTGTTGGAGTATGTCAAAGAGTTGCAGCTTAAAGAGGTGTATTATTTGGTTAGAGAAGATCATCACACAGTGGTGTGTAGCATTCTGACAcaagagttggagaaaCTGCCGTTCTGGGATCAGTACAAAAACTAG